In Chitinophaga oryzae, the sequence ACGGCGAAGAGCAGGTAGTGTATAACAATCCTGAGCGGGCCGGTACGCAGCAGGAAGTGTTGCTGTTGCCGCTGAAAGCTGGTAAGAACCAGCTGGTGGTGAAATATTACAGCCGTTTTGCCAAAACATCTTCGTGGGGTATTCACCGCCAGGTGCCGCAGGAGATGTATGTGCAGCCGCTGCCACAGCAGTTGACCGGTAGTGGCCGTGAGCAGGCGGTGGAAGTGAGGCAGGCGAAGCCGGTGTCCGTACACCGTAACCTGCGGATGCCTAATTTATCAATTGTGATGGAGTAATACCATATGGGGAATAGCTATTTCCGATTCAAACAATTTAATGTAGACCAGGAGCACTGCGCTATGAAGGTGTGTACCGATGCGTGCATACAGGGCGCTTTCACGGCGCAGTACCTGGCTTCCGGCGCTATAACGGTGTCGGCTATACTGGACATCGGCGCCGGTACAGGGCTGCTGAGCCTGATGCTGGCGCAGCAGGTATCCGTGCCCGTTACCGCCGTGGAGTTGGACCCTGCCGCTGCGACGCAGGCGGCTGCCAATTTTCAGGCCTCGCCGTGGGCCGACCGGCTGGTGCTAACGCAGCAGGATATACGAAAAATGCCGGAGGGTACGCCGTACGATTTTATTATTACCAACCCGCCTTTTTATGAAGCGGCGTTAAAGAGCGGTCACGCGCAGAAGGACCAGGCCATGCATGCCACCAACCTGGGGTACGGGGAGCTGTTGACCGTGATAGACCGGCAGTTGGCGCCGGGAGGGGAGTGTTCGGTGTTGTTGCCTTATGTGGAGTTTGAAGTCTTCCGGGGGCTGGCATCCGCAAAAGGCTATCATCTCCGGAAAGTATTGATGGTGAAACAGAGTGTGAGACACGGGTATTTCCGTGCGGTGGGCATTTTCAGCAAAACCGCGGGTGATACCGATACTTCTGAATTGTCTGTTTACGATGAAAACAACCGTTACACTCCTGCTTTTGAAGCGTTGTTACGGCCCTATTACCTGAAGTTATAGCGGGTGTACATAATCTTCCAGGTACGCATAATGCTGAGTGAGCGTGCCTCCGG encodes:
- a CDS encoding tRNA1(Val) (adenine(37)-N6)-methyltransferase, which encodes MKVCTDACIQGAFTAQYLASGAITVSAILDIGAGTGLLSLMLAQQVSVPVTAVELDPAAATQAAANFQASPWADRLVLTQQDIRKMPEGTPYDFIITNPPFYEAALKSGHAQKDQAMHATNLGYGELLTVIDRQLAPGGECSVLLPYVEFEVFRGLASAKGYHLRKVLMVKQSVRHGYFRAVGIFSKTAGDTDTSELSVYDENNRYTPAFEALLRPYYLKL